In Oreochromis niloticus isolate F11D_XX linkage group LG18, O_niloticus_UMD_NMBU, whole genome shotgun sequence, one genomic interval encodes:
- the kiaa0040 gene encoding uncharacterized protein KIAA0040 homolog has translation MDGKTDSIQDFFNQLWHFASEKHNQGAYNTVCLVVLLTLPLLILLTTVVVCCHCCCCRHANSCCRCCCGDAVSSPRSETKKKKNSANTEDLWISVKPGPMTPDRVALAME, from the coding sequence ATGGATGGGAAAACTGACAgcattcaggattttttcaaCCAACTGTGGCACTTTGCTTCAGAAAAACACAACCAGGGGGCCTATAACACAGTCTGCCTGGTGGTCCTCCTGACGCTTCCCCTGCTCATCCTCCTCACAACAGTGGTGGTGTGCTGCCACTGCTGTTGCTGTCGTCATGCCAACAGCTGCTGTCGTTGCTGCTGCGGCGACGCCGTGTCGTCTCCAAGGtcagaaacaaagaagaaaaaaaattctgccAATACCGAAGACTTGTGGATCTCGGTCAAGCCTGGGCCGATGACGCCCGACCGGGTCGCTCTGGCCATGGAGTAA